The genomic region CTTCTGGATCTACTACCCCAGCTCGGACCGCACCCAGGTGCTGCGCACCAGCATCGCCGAGGGCGGCGAGCAGGCCGACTTCCAGCGCCAGTTCCTGAGCAACGCCACCGAGCGCTTCGTGGCCACGCTGAACGGCGAGGAAACCGTGGCCGGGCGCCCCACCTGGGCGCTCACGCTGGTGCCGAAGCGCGAATCGCCGTACAAGGTGATCCGTATCTGGGTGGACAAGCAGGACAACCTGGTGCGCCGCTTCGAGATGACCGAGGAGAACAACTCGGTGCGCCGCGTGGAGCTGCGCAACCTGAAGGTGAACCAGCCCGTCGCCGACGCGCTCTTCACCTTCACCCCGCCCGCCGGCACGCACGTCTTCGAGCAGTAG from Longimicrobium sp. harbors:
- the lolA gene encoding outer membrane lipoprotein chaperone LolA, translated to AARSSDRAAEILTRVEQAANGIRSLEADFTQTLNVPLLGSNQRSAGKLYQRKPDRFLMRFSEPAGDVMVADGRHFWIYYPSSDRTQVLRTSIAEGGEQADFQRQFLSNATERFVATLNGEETVAGRPTWALTLVPKRESPYKVIRIWVDKQDNLVRRFEMTEENNSVRRVELRNLKVNQPVADALFTFTPPAGTHVFEQ